From bacterium (Candidatus Blackallbacteria) CG13_big_fil_rev_8_21_14_2_50_49_14, a single genomic window includes:
- a CDS encoding PIN domain-containing protein produces MLKSVAFSVLFDACVFFPAPLRYFLLTLAETELFRPKWTQQIHDEWVRNLLLSRPELDPERLKRIYHTMDTFFPDSLIEGYEDLISSLSLLDEIDRHVLAAAIRGRSEIIVTLNLKDFPDDFVLNTMELGMESVLMAIRKQRARLKNPLMLNTHLKANVYKIEGIEM; encoded by the coding sequence ATACTGAAGTCAGTGGCCTTTTCGGTTCTCTTTGATGCCTGCGTTTTCTTCCCGGCCCCTCTGCGATATTTTTTGCTGACACTGGCGGAAACTGAACTGTTTCGCCCCAAATGGACTCAGCAGATTCATGATGAGTGGGTACGGAATTTACTTTTAAGTAGACCGGAACTCGATCCCGAGCGTCTGAAGCGGATCTATCATACCATGGACACCTTTTTCCCAGATTCTCTGATTGAAGGGTATGAAGACTTGATTTCCAGTCTGAGTCTTCTGGATGAAATTGACCGCCATGTCCTGGCCGCAGCGATTCGGGGTCGTAGTGAAATCATCGTGACTTTAAATCTGAAAGATTTTCCTGATGATTTTGTACTCAATACCATGGAACTGGGCATGGAATCTGTACTCATGGCGATTCGTAAACAGCGTGCTCGTCTCAAAAATCCCTTGATGCTCAATACCCACCTGAAAGCTAATGTTTATAAGATTGAGGGTATTGAGATGTAA
- a CDS encoding DNA-binding protein: MIGALAELVKPTEAESQQAKETSRLLARLLPQHSEDLQLQATDVQGQKQAILLPASAVKLLVFLLAEMAQGHAVTLVPYHAELTTQQAADFLNVSRPYLVKLLERGEMPFHKTGKHRRVRFEDLLAYQQRLREARSQALDQLTAEAQELDLGY; encoded by the coding sequence ATGATAGGTGCCCTTGCGGAACTGGTAAAGCCAACCGAAGCTGAGTCTCAACAGGCCAAAGAGACCAGTCGTCTCTTGGCTCGTCTCCTGCCTCAACACTCTGAAGATCTTCAACTTCAGGCAACGGACGTTCAGGGACAGAAACAAGCGATACTTTTGCCCGCCTCGGCTGTCAAACTCCTGGTTTTTCTGCTTGCTGAGATGGCTCAAGGCCATGCTGTTACACTGGTTCCCTATCATGCAGAATTGACGACTCAACAAGCAGCGGATTTTTTAAATGTTTCAAGGCCCTATCTGGTGAAACTTCTGGAGAGAGGCGAGATGCCCTTTCATAAAACAGGCAAGCATCGCCGAGTACGCTTTGAAGATCTTCTTGCTTATCAGCAGAGGTTGAGAGAGGCCCGCTCACAGGCTTTAGATCAGCTGACCGCTGAAGCTCAAGAGTTGGATCTCGGATACTGA